A genomic segment from Streptomyces antibioticus encodes:
- a CDS encoding DUF1990 family protein has product MSFTYDDVGATRDRPGFCPPGFHLLHVRTRLGEGLDVFRQASEAVMTWEMHRALGVGIAATAPRAAPDVDVTVTLGGVIKAPCRVVWTVDEHRRAGWAYGTLPGHPERGEESFVVDRTGDGTVWLTVSAFSQGAKWYARAAGPATRGLQQAYARRCGTVLRGLVGEPKD; this is encoded by the coding sequence ATGTCCTTCACGTACGACGATGTCGGCGCGACCCGTGACCGTCCCGGCTTCTGCCCGCCCGGCTTCCACCTCCTGCACGTCCGCACCCGTCTCGGCGAGGGACTCGACGTCTTCCGCCAGGCCTCGGAGGCTGTGATGACCTGGGAGATGCACCGCGCCCTCGGCGTGGGCATAGCCGCCACGGCCCCCCGCGCGGCCCCCGACGTCGACGTCACGGTCACCCTCGGCGGTGTCATCAAGGCCCCCTGCCGCGTGGTCTGGACGGTCGACGAACACCGCCGCGCGGGCTGGGCCTACGGCACCCTCCCGGGCCATCCGGAACGCGGCGAGGAGTCCTTCGTCGTCGACCGCACCGGCGACGGCACGGTCTGGCTCACGGTCTCGGCCTTCAGCCAGGGCGCCAAGTGGTACGCGAGAGCGGCGGGCCCGGCGACCCGGGGCCTGCAACAGGCGTACGCGCGCCGGTGCGGGACGGTGCTGCGGGGGCTGGTCGGCGAGCCGAAGGACTGA
- a CDS encoding M4 family metallopeptidase — MSSLYARRKRTTLVIATAVAAGALVTTGLTTGSAAAETPADSGARAPLAVPVALSASARTALIQDKQADAATTATEIGLGAQEKLVVRDVVKDADGTVHTRYERTYAGLPVLGGDLVVHESAAGASQGVTKATKAVIKVASVKPVIAAAKAEKQALTLAKAAGSAETAADAAPRKVIWAGNGSKPVLAYETVVGGLQDDGTPNELHVITDAATGEKLYEYQGIETGTGKSLYSGTVTLGTALSGSSYQLYDTSRGGHKTYNKARATSSSAGTLFTDADDTWGTGAASSSSTDQTAAVDAAYGAQTTWDFYKSTFGRNGIKNNGVAAYSRVHYGNAYVNAFWDDSCFCMTYGDGAGNTKPLTSLDVAGHEMTHGVTSNTAGLNYSGESGGLNEATSDIFGTAVEFYAANSSDVGDYLIGEKININGNGTPLRYQDKPSKDGASADYWSSSLKNLDVHYSSGPANHFFYLLAEGSGAKTINGVSYNSPTYNGSTLTGIGRAKAVQIWYKALTSYMTSTTNYAGARTATLNAASALYGSTSTEYKAVAAAWTAVNVG; from the coding sequence GTGTCCTCCCTCTACGCGCGTCGCAAGCGCACCACCCTGGTCATCGCCACCGCCGTCGCGGCCGGTGCGCTGGTCACCACCGGCCTGACCACCGGGAGCGCCGCCGCCGAGACCCCGGCGGACTCCGGCGCCCGGGCGCCGCTCGCCGTCCCCGTGGCCCTCAGTGCCTCCGCCCGCACCGCCCTGATCCAGGACAAGCAGGCCGACGCCGCCACGACCGCGACGGAGATAGGTCTGGGCGCGCAGGAGAAGCTGGTCGTCCGGGACGTGGTGAAGGACGCGGACGGCACCGTCCACACGCGCTACGAGCGGACCTACGCGGGCCTTCCGGTGCTCGGCGGCGACCTCGTCGTCCACGAGTCGGCCGCGGGCGCGAGCCAGGGCGTCACCAAGGCGACCAAGGCGGTCATCAAGGTGGCCTCCGTCAAGCCGGTCATCGCCGCCGCCAAGGCCGAGAAGCAGGCCCTCACGCTCGCCAAGGCCGCCGGCTCCGCCGAGACCGCGGCCGACGCCGCGCCCCGCAAGGTGATCTGGGCGGGCAACGGCAGCAAGCCGGTCCTCGCCTACGAGACGGTCGTCGGCGGCCTCCAGGACGACGGCACCCCCAACGAGCTGCACGTCATCACCGACGCGGCCACCGGCGAGAAGCTCTACGAGTACCAGGGCATCGAGACCGGCACCGGCAAGAGCCTGTACTCCGGCACGGTGACGCTCGGCACGGCCCTCTCGGGCTCGTCGTACCAGCTCTACGACACCTCCCGCGGCGGCCACAAGACGTACAACAAGGCGCGCGCCACCAGCAGTTCGGCGGGCACCCTGTTCACGGACGCCGACGACACCTGGGGCACCGGCGCGGCCTCCAGCTCCTCGACCGACCAGACGGCGGCGGTGGACGCGGCCTACGGCGCCCAGACCACCTGGGACTTCTACAAGAGCACCTTCGGCCGCAACGGCATCAAGAACAACGGCGTCGCCGCCTACTCCCGGGTCCACTACGGCAACGCGTACGTCAACGCCTTCTGGGACGACTCCTGCTTCTGCATGACGTACGGCGACGGCGCGGGCAACACCAAGCCGCTGACCTCGCTGGACGTGGCGGGCCACGAGATGACCCACGGCGTCACCTCCAACACCGCGGGCCTCAACTACTCGGGCGAGTCCGGCGGTCTGAACGAGGCCACCTCGGACATCTTCGGCACGGCGGTCGAGTTCTACGCGGCGAACTCCTCCGACGTCGGTGACTACCTCATCGGCGAGAAGATCAACATCAACGGCAACGGCACCCCGCTGCGCTACCAGGACAAGCCCAGCAAGGACGGCGCCTCGGCCGACTACTGGTCCTCGTCGCTGAAGAACCTGGACGTGCACTACTCGTCCGGCCCGGCCAACCACTTCTTCTACCTCCTCGCGGAGGGCAGCGGCGCGAAGACCATCAACGGGGTGTCGTACAACTCGCCCACGTACAACGGCTCCACGCTCACCGGCATCGGCCGCGCCAAGGCGGTCCAGATCTGGTACAAGGCGCTGACCAGCTACATGACGTCGACCACCAACTACGCGGGCGCCCGTACGGCGACCCTGAACGCGGCGTCGGCGCTGTACGGCTCCACCAGCACCGAGTACAAGGCCGTGGCGGCGGCCTGGACGGCCGTCAACGTCGGCTGA
- a CDS encoding M4 family metallopeptidase, with amino-acid sequence MRSSSSRRRTPHTPHRRTAAVALAGVAALIAAAVQTGAATAAPQQAPSAAGQVLPGAESVRLTPAQRAELIRTADAGKADTAKELGLGAQEKLVVRDVLKDGDGTVHTRYERTYAGLPVLGGDLVVESTASDATASVVKATRAKIAPATTTAAVPAAKAEAQALSAAKAEDAKSPDVNRAPRKVIWAASGTPTVAYETVVGGFQHDGTPQELHVITDATTGAKLYEWEAIETGTGNTVYSGTVNLTTTQSGSTYNLTDGARGNHKTYNLNRGTSGTGTLFSGPDDVWGNGSPSNLESAAADAHYGAQLTWDYYKNVHGRSGIRGDGVGAYSRVHYGNNYVNAFWSDSCFCMTYGDGSGNSNPLTSIDVAAHEMTHGLTSNTAGLNYSGESGGLNEATSDIFGSTVEFYANNASDVGDYLIGEEININGNGTPLRYMDKPSKDGSSKDSWYSGIGSIDVHYSSGPANHFFYLLSEGSGTKTINGVTYNSPTSDGLPVTGIGRDKAEKIWFRALTTKFTSTTNYAGARTGTLAATGELYGTTSAEYTAVQNAWAAIAVGSRPGGGGGGGTVFENNTRVSIPDRGAAVTSSITVSGRTGNAPSNLQVAVDIVHTYIGDLQVQLVAPDGSAYTLKGYGTGGSTDNINTTYTVNASSEVANGVWQLRVQDNASLDTGYINGWKLTFP; translated from the coding sequence TTGAGAAGCAGTTCCTCTCGCAGACGCACCCCCCACACCCCCCACCGCAGAACCGCCGCCGTCGCCCTCGCAGGCGTCGCGGCGCTCATCGCGGCCGCCGTGCAGACCGGCGCCGCCACCGCGGCCCCCCAGCAGGCGCCCTCGGCCGCGGGGCAGGTCCTGCCCGGCGCCGAGTCCGTCCGCCTCACCCCCGCCCAGCGCGCCGAGCTGATCCGCACCGCGGACGCCGGCAAGGCCGACACCGCCAAGGAACTCGGCCTGGGCGCCCAGGAGAAGCTGGTCGTGCGGGACGTCCTCAAGGACGGCGACGGCACCGTGCACACCCGCTACGAGCGCACCTACGCCGGACTGCCGGTCCTCGGCGGCGACCTGGTCGTCGAGTCGACCGCGTCCGACGCCACCGCGTCCGTCGTCAAGGCCACCCGCGCGAAGATAGCCCCGGCGACCACCACGGCCGCCGTACCCGCCGCCAAGGCCGAGGCGCAGGCACTGAGTGCCGCGAAGGCCGAGGACGCCAAGAGCCCCGACGTCAACCGCGCCCCGCGCAAGGTGATCTGGGCGGCGAGCGGTACGCCGACGGTGGCGTACGAGACGGTCGTCGGCGGCTTCCAGCACGACGGCACCCCGCAGGAGCTGCACGTCATCACGGACGCCACCACGGGCGCGAAGCTCTACGAGTGGGAGGCGATCGAGACCGGCACCGGCAACACGGTCTACAGCGGCACGGTCAACCTGACCACCACGCAGTCCGGTTCGACGTACAACCTGACCGACGGCGCGCGCGGCAACCACAAGACGTACAACCTCAACCGCGGCACGTCCGGCACCGGCACGCTGTTCTCCGGGCCCGACGACGTCTGGGGCAACGGCTCCCCGTCGAACCTGGAGTCGGCCGCCGCCGACGCGCACTACGGCGCCCAGCTCACCTGGGACTACTACAAGAACGTGCACGGCCGTTCGGGCATCCGCGGCGACGGGGTCGGCGCGTACTCGCGCGTCCACTACGGCAACAACTACGTCAACGCGTTCTGGTCCGACAGTTGCTTCTGCATGACGTACGGCGACGGCTCGGGCAACTCCAACCCGCTGACGTCGATCGACGTGGCCGCGCACGAGATGACCCACGGTCTCACCTCCAACACCGCGGGCCTCAACTACTCGGGCGAGTCCGGCGGTCTGAACGAGGCGACCTCGGACATCTTCGGCTCGACCGTCGAGTTCTACGCCAACAACGCCTCCGACGTCGGTGACTACCTCATCGGCGAGGAGATCAACATCAACGGCAACGGCACCCCGTTGCGTTACATGGACAAGCCGAGCAAGGACGGTTCGTCCAAGGACAGTTGGTACTCCGGTATCGGCTCGATCGACGTGCACTACTCCTCGGGCCCGGCGAACCACTTCTTCTACCTGCTGAGCGAGGGCAGCGGCACCAAGACCATCAACGGTGTCACCTACAACTCGCCCACCTCGGACGGCCTTCCGGTCACCGGTATCGGCCGCGACAAGGCGGAGAAGATCTGGTTCCGCGCGCTGACCACGAAGTTCACCTCGACCACCAACTACGCGGGCGCCCGTACCGGCACCCTCGCGGCGACGGGTGAGCTGTACGGCACGACGAGCGCCGAGTACACGGCCGTGCAGAACGCGTGGGCGGCCATCGCGGTGGGCTCGCGGCCCGGTGGCGGCGGCGGTGGCGGCACCGTCTTCGAGAACAACACCCGGGTGTCGATCCCGGACCGGGGCGCGGCGGTCACCTCGTCGATCACCGTCTCCGGGCGGACCGGCAACGCCCCCTCGAACCTCCAGGTCGCCGTGGACATCGTCCACACCTACATCGGTGACCTCCAGGTCCAGCTCGTCGCCCCCGACGGCAGCGCGTACACGCTGAAGGGGTACGGCACCGGCGGCAGCACGGACAACATCAACACCACGTACACCGTGAACGCCTCCTCCGAGGTCGCCAACGGCGTCTGGCAGTTGAGGGTCCAGGACAACGCGTCCCTGGACACCGGCTACATCAATGGCTGGAAGCTCACCTTCCCGTAG
- a CDS encoding ABC transporter ATP-binding protein: MTAPTTSSPVAEEEPDAPRPPADGDAFDHDALPTPPGATGALLRSLLAPMRARVAFTTVLLLLQQAAVQAGPLLVAYTIDRAVPAFRADDHGPLFAVGAGYLLCALAAGGLQYAFLTAAARVNQDVLLDLRGRIFRHAQALSLDFHERYTSGRLISRSTTDVESLRELLDEGLQELVTVVLSFVYISAMLLWLDMGLGAVAVASFVPLYLLVRMYQRRAARVYAARSTAIAAVIVKFVETMNGIRPVRAFRREAVNDADFRVLNRRHERSNGDALLEMARYVVGSRLVANTAVAAIVLWGAHRVADGSLELGVLAAAVLYLRRLYDPIDRLGMFLNSYQSAGASLEKIAGLLAQTPSVPEPAVPRELPARTGGRPGREVVFDGVSFGYRTGGEVLPGFDLTLPAGQTVAVVGSTGAGKSTLAKLLARFYDPTDGRVLLDGVDLRDLPVPELRRGVVMVTQEAFLFSGTVAENIAIGRPDATREEIERAAKAIGAHEFITSLPDGYDTDVRKRGGRISAGQRQLVAFARALLADPAVLILDEATSSLDVPGERAVQAAMTTVLDGRTAVVIAHRLSTVEIADRVLVMEHGRIVEDGPPSELITGTGRFADLHRAWRDSLA, translated from the coding sequence ATGACCGCCCCCACCACCTCCTCCCCGGTCGCCGAGGAAGAGCCGGACGCCCCGCGCCCGCCGGCCGACGGCGACGCCTTCGACCATGACGCCCTGCCCACCCCGCCGGGCGCGACGGGCGCGCTGCTGCGTTCCCTGCTCGCCCCGATGCGGGCCCGGGTGGCGTTCACGACCGTTCTGCTGCTGCTCCAGCAGGCGGCCGTCCAGGCGGGCCCGCTGCTGGTGGCGTACACGATCGACCGGGCCGTACCGGCGTTCCGCGCCGACGACCACGGGCCGCTGTTCGCGGTGGGCGCCGGCTATCTGCTGTGCGCGCTGGCGGCCGGCGGCCTCCAGTACGCGTTCCTGACCGCGGCCGCCCGGGTCAACCAGGACGTGCTGCTCGATCTGCGCGGCCGGATCTTCCGGCACGCGCAGGCGCTCAGCCTCGACTTCCACGAGCGCTACACCTCGGGCCGGCTGATCTCCCGCTCCACGACGGACGTGGAGTCGCTGCGCGAGCTGCTCGACGAGGGGCTCCAGGAGCTGGTGACCGTCGTCCTGTCGTTCGTCTACATCTCGGCCATGCTGCTCTGGCTGGATATGGGGCTCGGCGCGGTCGCGGTGGCGTCCTTCGTGCCGCTGTACCTCCTGGTGCGGATGTACCAGCGGCGCGCGGCACGGGTGTACGCGGCGCGGTCCACGGCGATCGCGGCGGTGATCGTGAAGTTCGTGGAGACGATGAACGGCATCCGCCCGGTGCGCGCGTTCCGCCGCGAGGCCGTCAACGACGCGGACTTCCGGGTGCTGAACCGGCGTCACGAGCGCTCCAACGGCGACGCGCTCCTGGAGATGGCCCGCTATGTGGTCGGCTCCCGCCTGGTGGCCAACACGGCCGTCGCGGCGATCGTGCTGTGGGGCGCCCACCGGGTGGCGGACGGCTCCCTGGAGCTGGGTGTGCTGGCGGCCGCGGTGCTCTATCTGCGGCGGCTGTACGACCCGATCGACCGGCTCGGCATGTTCCTCAACTCCTACCAGTCGGCGGGCGCCTCGCTGGAGAAGATCGCCGGGCTGCTCGCGCAGACCCCGTCGGTGCCGGAACCGGCCGTGCCCCGCGAACTCCCCGCCCGGACGGGCGGACGGCCCGGCCGTGAGGTGGTGTTCGACGGGGTCTCCTTCGGCTACCGCACCGGCGGCGAGGTGCTCCCGGGCTTCGACCTCACCCTGCCCGCCGGGCAGACCGTCGCCGTCGTCGGCTCGACCGGCGCCGGCAAGTCGACCCTGGCCAAGCTGCTCGCCCGCTTCTACGACCCGACGGACGGCCGAGTGCTGCTCGACGGGGTGGACCTGCGCGACCTGCCGGTGCCGGAGCTGCGGCGCGGGGTGGTCATGGTGACGCAGGAGGCGTTCCTGTTCTCCGGCACGGTCGCCGAGAACATCGCGATCGGACGGCCGGACGCCACCCGTGAGGAGATCGAGCGGGCGGCGAAGGCGATCGGGGCGCACGAGTTCATCACCTCACTGCCCGACGGCTACGACACCGACGTCCGCAAGCGCGGCGGCCGCATCTCGGCGGGCCAACGCCAACTCGTCGCGTTCGCCCGCGCGTTGCTCGCCGATCCGGCGGTGCTCATCCTCGACGAGGCGACCAGCTCCCTCGACGTCCCCGGCGAACGGGCCGTCCAGGCGGCGATGACGACCGTCCTCGACGGCCGCACGGCGGTGGTGATCGCCCACCGCCTGTCGACCGTGGAGATCGCCGACCGCGTCCTCGTCATGGAACACGGCCGCATCGTCGAGGACGGCCCCCCGTCCGAACTCATCACCGGCACTGGCCGCTTCGCGGATCTGCACCGGGCTTGGCGGGACAGCTTGGCGTGA
- a CDS encoding ABC transporter ATP-binding protein has translation MSTIPESAEDRSAVRALLRLWPYVRPVRSRLFTAAFVAVIASCTGLVIPLVLKWMVDGPVADGDTAGVWLGALYLLLLGLVEAGLFGLRRWLVARPLSHVEAEMRADLYRHLQRLPVAFHDRWASGQLLSRGTTDLMLVRMFLAFPLTFLLVNSVTILVGVIIMLLQDWTLGLVILGPAVPVMVMCVVFERRYAIVARRAQDQVGDLTTVVEESVLGIRIIKGFGRHRSQARAFRELSATLRGTELRKARLLATIWAVIVTLPEVAIGAALVLGAVQVADGALSAGTLVAFLSTALALRWPVDSIGFLLAMSQEAATATERYFEVMDERPEEETVSGTSPVAEDGGLRFDGVVFRYPDAHPGSPPVLDRIDLHIRPGESMALVGATGSGKTTLTALVPRLHETTAGRITLDGTDITAMPRAELRAKVAVAFEEPTLFSASIGENVLMGADDTAGAEELERALEVAQAGFAHRLPEGTGTQVGEQGLSLSGGQRQRLALARAVVGRPRFLVLDDPLSALDVHTEAAVEAALREVLAGTTALIVAHRPSTVLLADRVALLSGGRITAVGTHQELLRGNAEYAHLMSGTGRQEDDR, from the coding sequence CCGAGGACCGGTCCGCGGTGCGGGCACTGCTGCGCCTGTGGCCGTACGTGCGGCCCGTGCGGTCGCGCCTGTTCACCGCCGCCTTCGTCGCGGTGATCGCCTCCTGTACCGGGCTGGTGATCCCGCTCGTCCTGAAGTGGATGGTGGACGGACCGGTCGCAGACGGGGACACGGCCGGCGTCTGGCTCGGCGCCCTCTACCTGCTGCTGCTCGGCCTCGTGGAGGCAGGCCTGTTCGGGCTGCGGCGCTGGCTGGTGGCCCGGCCGCTGTCGCACGTCGAGGCGGAGATGCGGGCCGATCTCTACCGGCATCTCCAGCGGCTCCCGGTGGCCTTCCACGACCGCTGGGCCTCGGGGCAGTTGCTGTCCCGGGGGACCACGGATCTGATGCTGGTGCGGATGTTCCTCGCCTTCCCGCTGACGTTCCTGCTGGTCAACTCGGTCACCATCCTCGTCGGTGTGATCATCATGCTGCTCCAGGACTGGACGCTCGGCCTGGTGATCCTGGGCCCGGCCGTCCCGGTGATGGTGATGTGCGTGGTCTTCGAGCGCCGGTACGCGATCGTGGCCCGCCGGGCACAGGACCAGGTCGGCGATCTGACGACGGTCGTCGAGGAGAGCGTCCTCGGCATCAGGATCATCAAGGGCTTCGGCCGGCACCGCAGCCAGGCGCGCGCCTTCCGCGAGCTGTCGGCCACCCTGCGCGGCACCGAGCTGCGCAAGGCACGGCTGCTGGCGACCATCTGGGCGGTGATCGTGACACTGCCGGAGGTGGCGATCGGCGCGGCCCTGGTGCTGGGCGCGGTGCAGGTGGCCGACGGCGCGCTGTCGGCGGGCACCCTGGTCGCGTTCCTGTCCACGGCGCTCGCGCTGCGCTGGCCGGTGGACTCGATCGGCTTCCTGCTCGCGATGAGCCAGGAGGCGGCGACGGCCACCGAGCGGTACTTCGAGGTGATGGACGAACGGCCGGAGGAGGAGACCGTGTCCGGCACGAGCCCGGTCGCCGAGGACGGCGGGCTCCGCTTCGACGGGGTCGTCTTCCGCTACCCCGACGCGCACCCCGGCTCCCCGCCCGTCCTGGACCGGATCGACCTGCACATCCGGCCCGGTGAGTCGATGGCCCTGGTCGGGGCCACCGGCAGCGGGAAGACCACGCTCACCGCCCTGGTGCCCCGGCTGCACGAGACGACCGCCGGGCGGATCACGCTCGACGGCACGGACATCACCGCGATGCCGCGCGCCGAGCTGCGCGCGAAGGTCGCCGTCGCCTTCGAGGAGCCGACGCTGTTCTCCGCGAGCATCGGGGAGAACGTGCTCATGGGCGCCGACGACACCGCGGGCGCCGAGGAGCTGGAGCGGGCGCTGGAGGTCGCGCAGGCCGGCTTCGCGCACCGGCTGCCCGAGGGCACCGGGACCCAGGTCGGCGAGCAGGGGCTCAGTCTCTCCGGCGGGCAGCGGCAGCGGCTCGCGCTGGCCCGGGCGGTCGTCGGACGGCCCCGGTTCCTGGTGCTCGACGACCCGCTCTCCGCGCTGGACGTGCACACGGAGGCCGCCGTGGAGGCCGCGCTGCGCGAGGTCCTCGCCGGCACCACCGCGCTGATCGTCGCCCACCGTCCGTCGACCGTGCTGCTCGCCGACCGGGTGGCCCTGCTGTCCGGCGGCCGGATCACCGCCGTCGGCACCCATCAGGAACTGCTGCGCGGCAACGCCGAGTACGCCCACCTCATGTCCGGAACCGGCCGCCAGGAGGACGACCGATGA